A single window of Jiangella alkaliphila DNA harbors:
- a CDS encoding winged helix-turn-helix transcriptional regulator encodes MPTPLDPDMFDPVCPSTLIPLRFADKWAGMVIRCLEHGPRRFSELRVPLRTVSAQSLTASLKNLQRDGLVARTERPGPERHVEYALTPLGRTMLPVIEALCAWGTEHWDELLDAREASATARTA; translated from the coding sequence ATGCCGACGCCGCTCGATCCCGACATGTTCGACCCCGTCTGCCCGTCGACGCTGATCCCGCTGCGGTTCGCCGACAAGTGGGCCGGCATGGTCATCCGCTGCCTCGAGCACGGCCCGCGCCGGTTCTCCGAGCTGCGCGTCCCGCTGCGCACCGTCAGCGCCCAGTCGCTCACCGCGTCGCTCAAGAACCTGCAGCGCGACGGCCTGGTCGCGCGCACCGAGCGGCCCGGCCCCGAGCGGCACGTCGAGTACGCGCTGACGCCGCTCGGGCGGACGATGCTGCCGGTCATCGAGGCGCTGTGCGCGTGGGGCACGGAGCACTGGGACGAGCTGCTGGACGCCCGCGAGGCGTCGGCCACCGCGCGTACCGCCTGA
- a CDS encoding NAD(P)-dependent oxidoreductase: MTRIVVFGAGGRAGRAVLAEAAGRGWDVTAVVRDPARHADLGGDGVDLAAGDVTEADAVATLSAGHDAAVHAAANLTVPAAEFFPAAASALLAGVAAAGTGRLVAVGLASQLPDVTGTPLLETPGYPSEYRDFMLGHGAGLHVFRTARTDVDWLVVAPAGDFDHGGRPAGGYRIVPGDAAARITYADLAVAVADEIEQPRHHRLLLGVEAPR; encoded by the coding sequence ATGACGAGAATCGTGGTGTTCGGAGCCGGCGGACGGGCCGGGCGGGCGGTGCTGGCCGAGGCGGCCGGCCGGGGTTGGGACGTGACGGCGGTGGTGCGCGACCCCGCGCGACATGCCGACCTCGGCGGCGACGGGGTCGACCTGGCGGCCGGCGACGTGACCGAGGCTGACGCCGTCGCGACCCTGTCCGCCGGCCACGACGCGGCCGTGCACGCCGCCGCGAACCTCACCGTCCCGGCGGCCGAGTTCTTCCCCGCGGCCGCGTCGGCCCTGCTCGCTGGGGTGGCCGCCGCCGGCACGGGCCGGTTGGTGGCCGTCGGGCTGGCGTCGCAGCTGCCGGACGTGACGGGGACGCCGCTGCTCGAGACCCCCGGTTATCCGTCGGAGTACCGCGACTTCATGCTCGGCCACGGCGCCGGGCTGCACGTGTTCCGCACCGCTCGGACGGACGTCGACTGGCTGGTCGTCGCGCCGGCCGGCGACTTCGACCACGGCGGCAGGCCCGCCGGCGGGTACCGGATCGTCCCGGGCGACGCCGCCGCGCGGATCACCTACGCCGACCTCGCGGTGGCCGTCGCCGACGAGATCGAGCAGCCGCGGCACCACCGGCTGCTGCTGGGCGTGGAGGCGCCTCGGTAG
- a CDS encoding AAA family ATPase, which yields MVAGAPGAGKTTVARKLAALLDPVPALLDKDTVYASFVAATLAANGRPFGEREGPWYDEHVKVHEYGGLADTAAEVRSAGCPVILVGPFTGQTRDADRWAAYVDRLGGDPVHLLWVRSDGDTLRSRITARGHDRDGEKLANFARFTAATLPDVPPLAPHTEIDNRRGAPPLDDQLAALLPSTPLQ from the coding sequence ATGGTCGCGGGCGCACCCGGCGCCGGCAAGACCACCGTCGCCCGCAAGCTGGCCGCGCTGCTCGATCCCGTCCCGGCGCTGCTCGACAAGGACACCGTCTACGCGTCGTTCGTGGCCGCGACGCTGGCGGCGAACGGGCGGCCGTTCGGCGAGCGCGAGGGCCCCTGGTACGACGAGCACGTCAAGGTGCACGAGTACGGCGGCCTCGCCGACACCGCCGCGGAGGTCCGGTCGGCCGGCTGCCCGGTGATCCTGGTCGGCCCGTTCACCGGCCAGACCCGCGATGCAGACCGCTGGGCCGCCTACGTCGACCGGCTCGGCGGCGATCCGGTGCACCTGCTCTGGGTGCGGTCGGACGGCGATACCTTGCGCTCGCGGATCACCGCCCGGGGGCACGACCGCGACGGCGAGAAGCTGGCGAACTTCGCCCGCTTCACCGCGGCCACCCTGCCGGACGTCCCGCCGCTCGCGCCGCACACCGAGATCGACAACCGCCGCGGCGCCCCGCCCTTGGACGACCAGCTGGCCGCGCTGTTGCCGTCGACCCCTTTGCAATGA
- a CDS encoding HAD family hydrolase, with translation MKVVATDLDGTLLHSDGTVSPRTRAALARAEDAGATVVFVSGRPPRWIDVLAAEVGAHGLAICANGALVYDVRRREVIEEHGLPGDVALEVARAIRASVPGATFAIERRLTFGQEPSFRGTWPTPDGTVVASLEELLAEPVSKLVVTHPDLDAREFVSRAAAVVGSLAAATYSGHAPVLEVSRAGVSKASALAALCGSLGVDAHDVVAFGDMPNDVPMLTWAGTSYAVRNAHPDAVAAASHRCPSNDEDGVAQVLERLFR, from the coding sequence GTGAAGGTGGTCGCCACCGACCTCGACGGGACCCTGCTGCACAGTGACGGGACGGTGTCGCCGCGGACCCGGGCCGCGCTGGCCCGGGCCGAGGACGCCGGCGCGACCGTCGTGTTCGTGTCCGGGCGGCCGCCGCGCTGGATCGACGTCCTGGCCGCGGAGGTCGGAGCGCACGGGCTGGCGATCTGCGCGAACGGCGCCCTGGTCTACGACGTGCGCCGCCGCGAGGTGATCGAGGAGCACGGCCTCCCCGGCGACGTCGCGCTCGAGGTGGCGCGGGCGATCCGGGCCAGCGTGCCCGGCGCGACGTTCGCCATCGAGCGGCGGCTGACGTTCGGGCAGGAGCCGTCCTTCCGGGGTACCTGGCCGACGCCGGACGGCACCGTCGTCGCCTCGCTCGAGGAGCTGCTGGCCGAGCCGGTGTCGAAGCTGGTGGTCACGCACCCGGACCTCGACGCGCGCGAGTTCGTGTCCCGAGCGGCGGCCGTGGTCGGCTCGCTCGCGGCGGCGACGTACTCGGGCCACGCGCCGGTCCTGGAGGTCAGCCGGGCCGGCGTCTCGAAGGCGTCCGCCCTGGCGGCGTTGTGCGGGTCGCTCGGCGTCGACGCGCACGACGTGGTCGCGTTCGGCGACATGCCCAACGACGTCCCGATGCTCACCTGGGCGGGGACGTCGTACGCCGTCCGCAACGCCCACCCCGACGCCGTCGCCGCCGCGTCCCACCGCTGCCCCTCGAACGACGAGGACGGCGTCGCCCAAGTCCTGGAGCGCCTCTTCCGCTGA
- a CDS encoding response regulator transcription factor translates to MTEDVSSVIRVAVVDDQALVRMGLATLLETEDDTELAGEAADGRAGLDLVRRTKPDVVLMDIRMPVLDGLAALREITADPALSDVKVIVLTTFELDEYVFEALRGGASGFVLKDSPPAELLHAIRVVADGASLLSPSVTRRVIEQFSGRDVPASAPHPELDRLTEREREIVAWVATGRSNDEIAAELVVSPATVRTHVSRAMVKLHARDRAQLVVFAVQSGLTQP, encoded by the coding sequence ATGACCGAAGACGTGAGCAGTGTCATCAGGGTGGCCGTCGTCGACGACCAGGCGCTGGTGCGCATGGGCCTGGCCACGCTGCTCGAGACGGAGGACGACACCGAGCTGGCCGGCGAGGCCGCTGACGGGCGCGCCGGGCTGGACCTCGTCCGCCGCACCAAGCCCGACGTCGTGCTGATGGACATCCGCATGCCGGTGCTCGACGGTCTGGCCGCGCTGCGCGAGATCACCGCCGACCCCGCCCTGTCCGACGTCAAGGTCATCGTGCTGACCACGTTCGAGCTGGACGAGTACGTGTTCGAGGCGCTGCGGGGCGGGGCCAGCGGGTTCGTGCTCAAGGACTCGCCGCCGGCCGAGCTGCTGCACGCCATCCGGGTGGTCGCCGACGGCGCCAGCCTGCTCTCGCCGTCGGTCACCCGCCGCGTCATCGAGCAGTTCAGCGGCCGTGACGTGCCCGCCAGCGCGCCGCACCCCGAACTGGACCGGCTCACCGAGCGCGAGCGCGAGATCGTCGCCTGGGTGGCGACCGGCCGGTCCAACGACGAGATCGCCGCCGAGCTGGTGGTCAGCCCGGCGACCGTCCGCACCCACGTCAGCCGCGCGATGGTGAAGCTGCACGCCCGCGACCGCGCCCAGCTCGTCGTCTTCGCCGTCCAGTCCGGGCTCACCCAGCCGTGA
- a CDS encoding sensor histidine kinase: protein MERFARFKVSLLDVGIALVLLLFCVAGTHGASAGDEGGRDADAVAYALVVLAALSFVVRSRYPRTVLVVSGAAVLIYLAANYPYGPIMFTVLLISFTLGHLLPLRTALQWVGGYWALIAVVAASRLLGEGGDFWRDASLGAIGSLVAFAAPLAIGAALKTRRESQADVRAEQARRAVSEERLRMAQELHDSVGHGLAVIAMQAGVALHVLDRNPEKVRGALEAIRDTSRSSLDGLRAELQLLRSPVTDAAPRRPVAGLAEVGVLLERIRAGGVDVVSDLSGASGGDLPPDVDVAAYRIVQESLTNVLRHAAATRAEVQIRRSGDELLVDVSDNGVGGAAAPPVRDDDGSGTGIAGMRARAEALGGRLQAGPRGGGGFAVHARLPLAGADRAADMSGSTP from the coding sequence GTGGAAAGATTCGCTCGATTCAAGGTGTCGCTGCTCGACGTGGGCATCGCGCTGGTCCTGCTGTTGTTCTGCGTCGCCGGTACCCACGGGGCCAGCGCCGGCGACGAGGGCGGGCGCGACGCCGATGCCGTCGCGTACGCGCTGGTGGTGCTGGCGGCGCTGTCGTTCGTGGTGCGCAGCCGGTACCCGCGCACCGTCCTCGTGGTGAGTGGCGCGGCCGTGCTGATCTACCTCGCGGCGAACTACCCGTACGGGCCGATCATGTTCACCGTCCTGCTGATCAGCTTCACCCTCGGCCACCTGCTGCCGCTGCGCACGGCGCTGCAGTGGGTCGGCGGCTACTGGGCGCTCATCGCTGTCGTGGCGGCGTCCCGGCTGCTCGGCGAGGGCGGCGACTTCTGGCGCGACGCCAGCCTCGGCGCCATCGGCTCGCTGGTCGCGTTCGCCGCGCCGCTGGCCATCGGCGCGGCGCTGAAGACCCGGCGCGAGTCGCAGGCCGACGTCCGCGCGGAGCAGGCCCGCCGTGCGGTGTCCGAGGAGCGGCTGCGCATGGCGCAGGAGCTGCACGACTCCGTCGGCCACGGCCTGGCGGTCATCGCGATGCAGGCCGGCGTCGCCCTGCACGTCCTGGACCGCAACCCGGAGAAGGTGCGGGGCGCCCTGGAGGCGATCCGCGACACCAGCCGGTCCTCGCTCGACGGCCTGCGGGCCGAGCTGCAGCTGCTGCGCAGCCCGGTCACCGACGCCGCGCCGCGCCGTCCGGTCGCCGGGCTGGCCGAGGTCGGCGTCCTGCTGGAGCGCATCCGGGCCGGCGGCGTCGACGTGGTGTCCGACCTGTCCGGCGCGTCCGGCGGCGATCTCCCGCCCGACGTCGACGTGGCGGCCTACCGCATCGTGCAGGAGTCGCTGACCAACGTGTTGCGCCACGCCGCCGCCACCCGCGCCGAGGTGCAGATCCGCCGCTCCGGCGACGAGCTGCTGGTGGACGTCAGCGACAACGGAGTGGGCGGGGCGGCCGCGCCTCCGGTGCGCGATGACGACGGATCCGGGACCGGGATCGCCGGCATGCGGGCCCGGGCCGAGGCGCTCGGCGGCCGGCTGCAGGCGGGTCCGCGCGGCGGTGGCGGGTTCGCCGTCCATGCCCGGCTGCCCCTCGCCGGCGCCGACCGCGCGGCGGACATGTCAGGATCGACACCATGA
- a CDS encoding ABC transporter ATP-binding protein gives MTNTIVVTDRLTKRYGDRLAVSDVSLTVRRGEVYGFLGPNGAGKTTTLRMLLGLVRPTSGTAIVLGHAPGAPGATARVGALVEGPGFYPYLSGRDNLRVMARYQGVSDHAVEDALTRVDLRERGSDAFKSYSLGMKQRLGVASALLGEPDLLVLDEPTNGLDPGGMADMRKLVVDLAEQGQTVLLSSHLLAEVQEICDRVGVIAHGRLLAESTVAELRGASTLLVRAHPVELALAVSMEVAGDDAVQLTDDGVRLELPEDRAPDLARALVAAGADIHEIRPSERSLEDVFFEMTTDQEENR, from the coding sequence ATGACGAACACCATCGTGGTCACCGACCGGCTGACCAAGCGCTACGGCGACCGGCTCGCCGTCAGCGACGTGAGCCTCACCGTCCGGCGCGGTGAGGTGTACGGCTTCCTCGGACCGAACGGAGCCGGCAAGACGACCACGCTGCGCATGCTGCTCGGCCTGGTCCGTCCCACCAGCGGGACCGCGATCGTGCTGGGCCACGCGCCTGGTGCGCCCGGCGCGACGGCCCGGGTCGGCGCGCTCGTCGAGGGCCCCGGCTTCTACCCCTACCTCTCCGGCCGCGACAACCTGCGCGTGATGGCCCGCTACCAGGGCGTCTCCGACCACGCCGTCGAGGACGCGTTGACGCGGGTGGACCTGCGCGAGCGCGGCAGCGACGCCTTCAAGTCGTACTCGCTGGGCATGAAGCAGCGGCTCGGCGTCGCGTCGGCGCTGCTCGGCGAGCCCGACCTGCTGGTCCTGGACGAGCCGACGAACGGGCTGGACCCGGGCGGCATGGCCGACATGCGCAAGCTCGTCGTCGACCTCGCCGAGCAGGGCCAGACGGTGCTGCTGTCCAGCCACCTGCTGGCCGAGGTGCAGGAGATCTGCGACCGCGTCGGCGTCATCGCCCACGGCCGGCTGCTGGCCGAGAGCACCGTCGCCGAGCTCCGCGGCGCCAGCACGCTGCTGGTCCGCGCGCACCCGGTGGAGCTGGCGCTGGCGGTGTCGATGGAGGTGGCCGGCGACGACGCCGTCCAGCTCACCGACGACGGCGTGCGGCTGGAGCTGCCCGAGGACCGGGCGCCCGACCTGGCCCGCGCGCTGGTCGCGGCCGGCGCCGACATCCACGAGATCCGCCCGAGTGAGCGGTCCCTGGAGGACGTGTTCTTCGAGATGACGACAGACCAGGAGGAGAACCGATGA
- a CDS encoding ABC transporter permease, which produces MSTATMTERPAARGETRTVPTVLGGLLASTRAELLRLRKWPAVWILLTVWLLLNLTFAYIFNYVAYATGSSGFSNEGVSTESLLPELLPAAIPSVLTGGMPMFGGAIMFILGALAAGSGFGWGSWKTVLTQGPGRLSAFGGTVAAVGIAVVGAVVATVALDFAASSLISVTEGQSFVWPEFGALAESFGGGLLIFGMWAMAGVLVGVLTRSPALAVGLGLVWSLVIENLLRGVGNLLSGLEYVTDVLPGTAAGSLAGALGAGTEGDPDGAPGVLTVLDGRPAALLVAAYLVAFAVVGGLLMRHRDVV; this is translated from the coding sequence ATGAGCACCGCGACGATGACCGAACGGCCCGCCGCCCGCGGCGAGACCCGGACCGTCCCGACCGTGCTCGGCGGCCTGCTCGCCAGCACCCGGGCCGAGCTGCTGCGGCTGCGCAAGTGGCCCGCCGTCTGGATCCTGCTGACGGTGTGGCTGCTGCTCAACCTCACCTTCGCCTACATCTTCAACTACGTCGCCTACGCGACCGGGTCGTCCGGCTTCTCCAACGAGGGCGTCTCGACGGAAAGCCTGCTGCCGGAGCTGCTGCCCGCGGCGATCCCGTCGGTCCTCACCGGCGGCATGCCGATGTTCGGCGGCGCGATCATGTTCATCCTCGGCGCGCTGGCGGCCGGCAGCGGGTTCGGCTGGGGCAGCTGGAAGACCGTGCTCACGCAGGGCCCGGGCCGGCTGTCCGCGTTCGGCGGGACGGTGGCCGCGGTCGGCATCGCGGTCGTCGGGGCGGTCGTGGCGACCGTGGCCCTGGACTTCGCGGCGTCGTCGCTGATCTCCGTCACCGAGGGCCAGAGCTTCGTCTGGCCGGAGTTCGGCGCGCTGGCCGAGTCGTTCGGCGGCGGGCTGCTGATCTTCGGGATGTGGGCGATGGCCGGCGTGCTGGTCGGCGTGCTGACCCGCAGCCCGGCGCTGGCGGTCGGCCTCGGGCTGGTGTGGTCGCTGGTGATCGAGAACCTGCTGCGCGGCGTCGGCAACCTGCTCAGCGGCCTCGAGTACGTGACCGACGTGCTGCCGGGGACGGCGGCCGGGTCGCTGGCCGGCGCCCTGGGCGCGGGCACCGAGGGCGACCCCGACGGGGCGCCGGGCGTGCTCACCGTGCTCGACGGCCGGCCGGCGGCACTGCTGGTGGCCGCGTACCTGGTGGCCTTCGCCGTGGTGGGAGGGCTGCTGATGCGTCACCGCGACGTCGTCTGA
- a CDS encoding AfsR/SARP family transcriptional regulator — MKYGVLGPLVVHDDLGGTVAVTSAKQRLLLAVLLTRRNTLVSADALLDALWGGRPPRSARANLQSYVHRLRRLLGEDRIVHQRSGYQLEVRPGEADDEEFERLAGEGRAARAAGDVGRAAELLHRAATLWRGPDAYAGVPESGAVEPEAARLGELRLAVTELRIDADLERGQDDLLVAELSALVNAYPLRQRLYRQLMLALHRSGRTGDALDVYRQARTTLVEELGLEPGPELRDLEQAILTDDPALAAPPPATRPATRPAAELPPADAAFTGRRDEVRRVTAWLTDGAGRHGAGRPAVVAISGPGGVGKSALALRAAHTVAETFPDGQLYVNLRGATPGVRPLRPHDVLVRLLGSLGVDERQVPGDPSAAAALFRSTVAGRRLLIVLDDADSAAQVRPLLPGPGAGPALLVTSRRVLATIAGAHRLALGTLPPDEAVDLLAALAGPGRVTAEPEAAADVVTLCGLLPLAVRVAGARLLARPDWTLSSLRDRLDDAQHRLDELEHDDLAVRASCDVAFDALPEAPAAVFTSLGLAGFADFTVHTAAALAGRPLPATRRALDQLVEAQLLIAAPDDRFTLHDLVRLYARERAERTLTPSGRDDALRRALHHYLATARNASRMSVAWSDRHASIGPATTGPARAGADPAGPAELPDGAAISAWVRAESDNIAAAAIHAAALDGDGPAILAGLAAAMAHPLRSQDRWTDLVAIGRLALATLGDEADDGAGHARWRSKLHQSLSDGYFMLDRLPEAQHHGLEAVRASHEGGDRHGEADARSALGFILHHLNRTDEAFVHYRRALRLQREIADPKGQALTLTRLGVGHHRSGRLDEAIACQERALRLDDSPHLTGIAWFRLGDAHLDAGRPERALDCFERAIEAFQACGSSVDEALARWLRGDILRLLGRDGDARHSWSRSTDLLREMRSLTSDEAGDLLGAPVPRMPAVLRRGRDARHPA; from the coding sequence ATGAAATACGGCGTCCTGGGCCCTCTGGTGGTCCACGACGACCTCGGCGGGACCGTCGCGGTCACGTCCGCCAAGCAGCGGCTGCTGCTGGCAGTCCTGCTGACCCGCCGCAACACCCTGGTGTCCGCCGATGCGCTGCTGGACGCGCTGTGGGGCGGGCGCCCGCCGCGGTCGGCGCGGGCGAACCTGCAGAGCTACGTCCACCGGCTGCGGCGGCTGCTCGGCGAGGACCGCATCGTGCACCAGCGCTCCGGCTACCAGCTGGAGGTGCGGCCCGGCGAGGCCGACGACGAGGAGTTCGAGCGGCTGGCCGGTGAGGGCCGGGCCGCCCGAGCGGCCGGCGACGTCGGGCGGGCGGCCGAGCTGTTGCACCGGGCGGCGACGCTCTGGCGCGGGCCGGACGCCTACGCCGGCGTCCCCGAGTCGGGGGCGGTCGAGCCGGAGGCGGCCCGGCTCGGCGAACTGCGGCTCGCGGTGACCGAGCTGCGCATCGACGCCGACCTCGAGCGCGGCCAGGACGACCTGCTGGTCGCGGAGCTGAGCGCCCTGGTCAACGCCTACCCGCTGCGCCAGCGGCTGTACCGCCAGCTCATGCTCGCCCTGCACCGGTCCGGCCGCACGGGCGACGCGCTCGACGTCTATCGGCAGGCCCGCACGACGCTGGTCGAGGAGCTGGGCCTGGAGCCGGGGCCGGAGCTGCGCGACCTCGAGCAGGCCATCCTGACCGACGACCCCGCGCTCGCCGCGCCACCGCCGGCCACCCGCCCCGCGACCCGCCCCGCGGCCGAGCTGCCGCCCGCCGACGCGGCCTTCACCGGGCGGCGCGACGAGGTGCGGCGGGTCACCGCCTGGCTGACGGACGGCGCCGGGCGGCACGGCGCCGGCCGGCCGGCCGTCGTGGCGATCAGCGGACCCGGCGGCGTGGGCAAGTCCGCCCTCGCCCTGCGAGCGGCGCACACCGTCGCCGAGACGTTCCCCGACGGCCAGCTGTACGTGAACCTGCGCGGCGCGACGCCCGGGGTCCGGCCGCTGCGGCCGCACGACGTGCTGGTCAGGCTGCTCGGCTCGCTCGGCGTCGACGAGCGGCAGGTCCCCGGCGACCCGTCCGCCGCCGCGGCGCTGTTCCGGAGCACCGTCGCCGGGCGGCGGCTGCTGATCGTGCTCGACGACGCTGACTCCGCCGCGCAGGTCCGTCCGCTGCTGCCCGGTCCGGGCGCGGGGCCGGCCCTGCTGGTCACCAGCCGCCGGGTGCTCGCGACCATCGCCGGCGCCCACCGGCTCGCGCTCGGGACGCTGCCGCCGGACGAGGCGGTCGACCTGCTCGCGGCGCTGGCCGGCCCGGGGCGGGTGACGGCCGAGCCCGAGGCCGCCGCCGACGTCGTGACGCTCTGCGGCCTGCTCCCGCTGGCCGTCCGGGTGGCCGGGGCGCGGCTGCTGGCGCGGCCGGACTGGACGCTGTCGTCGCTGCGCGACCGGCTGGACGACGCGCAGCACCGGCTCGACGAGCTGGAGCACGACGACCTCGCGGTGCGGGCCAGCTGCGACGTCGCGTTCGACGCGTTGCCCGAGGCGCCGGCGGCGGTCTTCACCAGCCTGGGCCTGGCCGGGTTCGCCGACTTCACCGTGCACACCGCGGCCGCGCTGGCGGGCCGTCCGCTGCCGGCGACCCGGCGGGCGCTGGACCAACTGGTCGAGGCCCAGCTGCTGATCGCGGCGCCGGACGACCGGTTCACGCTGCACGACCTCGTTCGCCTCTACGCGCGGGAGCGGGCCGAGCGCACGCTGACCCCGTCCGGCCGCGACGACGCACTGCGCCGGGCGCTGCACCACTACCTCGCCACCGCGCGCAACGCGTCGCGCATGAGCGTCGCCTGGTCCGACCGCCACGCATCCATCGGCCCGGCGACCACCGGGCCGGCCCGCGCCGGCGCCGACCCCGCCGGCCCCGCCGAGCTCCCCGACGGCGCCGCCATCTCGGCCTGGGTGCGGGCGGAGTCGGACAACATCGCCGCCGCCGCGATCCACGCCGCGGCGCTCGACGGCGACGGCCCGGCCATCCTGGCCGGCCTGGCCGCGGCCATGGCGCACCCGCTGCGCAGCCAGGACCGCTGGACCGACCTCGTCGCGATCGGCCGCCTCGCGCTCGCGACCCTCGGCGACGAGGCCGACGACGGCGCGGGCCACGCCCGCTGGCGCTCCAAGCTGCACCAGAGCCTCAGCGACGGCTACTTCATGCTGGACCGCCTGCCGGAGGCGCAGCACCACGGACTCGAGGCGGTCCGGGCCTCGCACGAGGGCGGCGACCGCCACGGCGAGGCCGACGCCCGCAGCGCGCTCGGCTTCATCCTCCACCACCTGAACCGCACCGATGAGGCGTTCGTCCACTACCGCCGCGCGCTGCGGCTGCAGCGCGAGATCGCCGACCCCAAGGGCCAGGCACTCACCCTCACCCGGCTCGGCGTCGGCCACCATCGCAGCGGCCGGCTGGATGAGGCGATCGCCTGCCAGGAGCGGGCGCTGCGGCTGGACGACAGCCCGCACCTCACCGGCATCGCGTGGTTCCGGCTCGGCGACGCACACCTCGACGCCGGACGGCCGGAGCGCGCCCTCGACTGCTTCGAGCGGGCCATCGAGGCGTTCCAGGCGTGCGGCTCCAGCGTCGACGAGGCGCTGGCCAGGTGGCTGCGCGGCGACATCCTGCGGCTGCTCGGCCGCGACGGCGACGCCCGGCACAGCTGGAGCCGCTCGACCGACCTGCTGCGCGAGATGCGCAGCCTGACCAGCGACGAGGCCGGCGACCTGCTCGGCGCGCCGGTCCCGCGGATGCCGGCCGTCCTGCGCCGCGGCCGCGACGCACGCCACCCGGCCTGA